A single genomic interval of Mangifera indica cultivar Alphonso chromosome 5, CATAS_Mindica_2.1, whole genome shotgun sequence harbors:
- the LOC123217229 gene encoding uncharacterized protein LOC123217229 isoform X1, with translation MVLGLRMKNRKHISVQVDYLFHVQEIRPWPSLRSVQSVLLQWETDDQSSGSLISGVGDGKVEFSESFRQQVNLCQEASKKGTARDGFQKNCLYFYLYDNGKDKSQLLGSAVMNLADYGIIKEAIAVSTPINLKKSFRNTAQPVLYLIIEPFYNDSTSSSPKSSLVKEMSVLGKNGSGSFSDLVKVENDEECEIASFTDDDDVSSLTVPSSTFGTTTGSTAQNYKSGSELAMDSEGRVNESELKKDSLRRVNGEPALSSSIAFDKQEVNLVVETLQNINGSAASSSSANLSSGSGNAINDPSAKIASSSVSIHAKVNMDQVRVEDSPTDLEPGRKSWRHAKNTVEAATTDLNVELLKKQENRHQGNGQGNQMLEVKKISLEDKLVSKLPQDSAKKDVKLRGNSIANSRSSLGVQSGTILSDKLKQIKSVQLRYNSTESYGLLNNSQYRGKEKEINNAKDKYNDGESNAQSIMGETANRFSNNKVKLESKIKMLEEELREVAALEIGLYSVIAEHGSSINKVHAPARRLSRLYLHACKARSQSKRASAARAAFSGLVLVSKACGNDVPRLTFWFSNSVVLRAIVSKATEKFQISDGLGTKNDSGRITPNKEEKDCSVEGSDDWEDPQIFVVALEKFEAWIFSRIIESIWWQTFTPHMQSAAAKGSGSRKTSGKRYGLGDQEQGNFSVELWKKAFKDACERLCPIRAGGHDCGCLPVLAKLVMEQLVGRLDVAMFNAILRESAEEMPTDPVSDPISDPKVLPIPFGKSSFGAGAQLKNSIGSWSRWLTDLFGIDDNDPPEHMNEISNDESMESVTSSKAFRLLNALSDLMMLPFEMLADSSTRKEVCPTFGVEIIRRVLDNFVPDDFNPAPIPQAVFDALDSEDQCEGEKDLVTIIPCSAAPTIYSAPSAVSLISIIGEVEGKDLQRSGSMVLKKSYTSDDELDELDSPVTSIIIDNSRTYSNLAAPNWMPKGNGGRKVVRYQLLQQVWRDSK, from the exons ATGGTTCTTGGACTGAGAATGAAGAACCGAAAGCACATTTCGGTGCAAGTTGATTATCTATTTCATGTACAAGAGATTAGACCTTGGCCCTCTTTAAGATCTGTTCAATCTGTTTTGCTTCAATGGGAAACTGATGATCAGAGTTCTGGGTCTTTGATATCTGGTGTTGGGGATGGGAAAGTTGAGTTTAGTGAGTCGTTCAGGCAACAAGTTAATTTATGTCAGGAAGCATCAAAAAAGGGAACTGCCCGCGATGGTTTTCAGAAGAACTGCTTATATTTTTACTTGTATGACAATGGAAAGGACAAAAGTCAGCTCTTGGGATCAGCTGTTATGAACCTCGCTGATTATGGAATAATCAAGGAAGCCATTGCCGTTAGCACTCCAATTAACTTAAAGAAGAGCTTTAGGAATACAGCACAACCTGTTCTGTATCTTATTATTGAACCATTCTACAATGATAGCACCTCCTCATCGCCAAAAAGCAGCTTGGTCAAAGAAATGTCAGTATTGGGCAAGAATGGAAGTGGATCTTTTTCTGACTTGGTGAAAGTGGAAAATGATGAGGAATGTGAGATTGCTTCTTTTACTGATGATGACGATGTTTCATCACTGACTGTTCCATCTTCGACTTTTGGGACTACTACTGGCTCAACTGCTCAAAATTATAAG AGTGGATCAGAATTAGCGATGGACAGCGAGGGAAGAGTTAATGAATCAGAATTAAAAAAGGACAGCCTGAGAAGGGTTAATGGGGAGCCTGCTTTATCCTCCAGTATTGCATTTGACAAGCAAGAGGTGAATCTAGTGGTTGAAACCCTTCAAAATATAAATGGGAGTGCAGCCTCTTCATCATCAGCAAACTTATCCTCTGGTTCAGGAAATGCTATAAATGATCCTTCAGCAAAAATTGCATCCTCTAGTGTGTCTATTCATGCAAAGGTCAACATGGACCAAGTAAGGGTAGAGGACTCTCCAACTGATCTAGAGCCTGGTAGAAAATCTTGGAGACATGCAAAAAATACTGTAGAGGCTGCTACAACTGATTTGAATGTTGAACTTTTGAAGAAGCAAGAGAACAGGCACCAAGGAAATGGACAAGGCAATCAGATGTTAGAAGTAAAGAAAATTTCTTTAGAGGACAAACTAGTTAGTAAATTACCACAAGATTCTGCAAAAAAGGATGTCAAATTAAGGGGTAACAGTATTGCCAACAGCAGGTCCTCACTTGGAGTACAGAGTGGTACTATTCTTAGTGATAAACTAAAGCAAATTAAGTCTGTTCAGTTACGTTATAATTCAACTGAGAGCTATGGGCTGCTCAACAATAGTCAGTACAGAGGGaaggaaaaggaaataaataatgcaaaagataaatataatgaTGGTGAGAGTAATGCACAAAGTATAATGGGAGAAACAGCAAATAGATTTTCCAACAACAAAGTCAAACTGGAATCTAAAATCAAAATGCTTGAGGAAGAATTGAGGGAAGTTGCTGCTCTAGAGATTGGTCTGTATTCAGTCATTGCTGAGCATGGGAGTTCTATAAATAAGGTTCACGCTCCAGCACGACGCCTTTCTAGATTGTATCTTCATGCTTGCAAAGCAAGGTCCCAAAGTAAGAGGGCAAGTGCGGCTAGAGCTGCCTTTTCAGGATTAGTTTTGGTTTCAAAAGCCTGTGGGAATGATGTTCCAAG GTTGACTTTTTGGTTTTCAAATTCAGTTGTGCTTAGAGCAATTGTCAGTAAGGCAACtgaaaagtttcaaatttctGATGGACTGGGCACTAAGAATGACAGTGGTCGAATCACTCCtaacaaagaagaaaaggatTGTTCAGTTGAAGGATCTGATGACTGGGAGGACCCTCAAATATTTGTAGTTGCATTGGAGAAGTTTGAAGCTTGGATCTTTTCCCGAATCATTGAGTCAATTTGGTGGCAG ACTTTCACTCCACATATGCAATCTGCTGCTGCAAAGGGCTCAGGGTCAAGGAAAACCTCGGGGAAGAGGTATGGATTGGGAGATCAAGAGCAGGGAAATTTTTCTGTTGAGCTCTGGAAGAAGGCTTTCAAGGATGCCTGTGAACGGCTTTGTCCTATTCGAGCAGGAGGGCATGACTGTGGTTGCTTGCCAGTTCTGGCTAAATTG GTAATGGAGCAGTTGGTAGGTAGATTGGATGTGGCGATGTTTAATGCTATTCTTCGTGAATCAGCTGAAGAGATGCCAACAGATCCTGTGTCTGATCCCATCAGTGATCCAAAAGTTCTCCCTATTCCATTTGGTAAATCAAGCTTTGGAGCGGGCGCACAACTGAAAAATTCT ATAGGGAGCTGGTCCAGATGGCTTACAGATTTGTTTGGTATTGATGATAATGACCCTCCTGAACATATGAATGAAATTTCTAATGACGAGAGCATGGAGAGTGTTACATCTTCCAAGGCTTTCCGTCTCCTAAATGCATTAAGCGATCTCATGATGCTTCCATTTGAAATGCTGGCAGACAGCTCCACAAGGAAAGAG GTATGCCCTACATTTGGTGTGGAAATAATCAGAAGGGTTCTTGACAATTTTGTACCAGATGATTTTAACCCAGCACCAATTCCACAGGCAGTTTTTGATGCCCTGGATTCTGAG gaCCAATGTGAGGGCGAGAAAGATTTAGTAACAATCATCCCATGCTCAGCTGCTCCTACAATCTATTCAGCACCCTCTGCAGTTTCACTTATCAGCATTATAGGAGAAGTTGAAGGTAAAGATCTGCAGAGGAGTGGATCAATGGTGCTAAAGAAATCTTACACTAGCGATGACGAGCTTGATGAATTGGATTCACCGGTAACTTCCATCATTATTGACAACTCTCGCACTTATTCAAATTTAGCAGCTCCCAACTGGATGCCTAAGGGAAATGGGGGTCGAAAAGTTGTCAGATATCAACTCCTCCAACAGGTGTGGAGGGATAGCAAATAA
- the LOC123217229 gene encoding uncharacterized protein LOC123217229 isoform X2, whose protein sequence is MDSEGRVNESELKKDSLRRVNGEPALSSSIAFDKQEVNLVVETLQNINGSAASSSSANLSSGSGNAINDPSAKIASSSVSIHAKVNMDQVRVEDSPTDLEPGRKSWRHAKNTVEAATTDLNVELLKKQENRHQGNGQGNQMLEVKKISLEDKLVSKLPQDSAKKDVKLRGNSIANSRSSLGVQSGTILSDKLKQIKSVQLRYNSTESYGLLNNSQYRGKEKEINNAKDKYNDGESNAQSIMGETANRFSNNKVKLESKIKMLEEELREVAALEIGLYSVIAEHGSSINKVHAPARRLSRLYLHACKARSQSKRASAARAAFSGLVLVSKACGNDVPRLTFWFSNSVVLRAIVSKATEKFQISDGLGTKNDSGRITPNKEEKDCSVEGSDDWEDPQIFVVALEKFEAWIFSRIIESIWWQTFTPHMQSAAAKGSGSRKTSGKRYGLGDQEQGNFSVELWKKAFKDACERLCPIRAGGHDCGCLPVLAKLVMEQLVGRLDVAMFNAILRESAEEMPTDPVSDPISDPKVLPIPFGKSSFGAGAQLKNSIGSWSRWLTDLFGIDDNDPPEHMNEISNDESMESVTSSKAFRLLNALSDLMMLPFEMLADSSTRKEVCPTFGVEIIRRVLDNFVPDDFNPAPIPQAVFDALDSEDQCEGEKDLVTIIPCSAAPTIYSAPSAVSLISIIGEVEGKDLQRSGSMVLKKSYTSDDELDELDSPVTSIIIDNSRTYSNLAAPNWMPKGNGGRKVVRYQLLQQVWRDSK, encoded by the exons ATGGACAGCGAGGGAAGAGTTAATGAATCAGAATTAAAAAAGGACAGCCTGAGAAGGGTTAATGGGGAGCCTGCTTTATCCTCCAGTATTGCATTTGACAAGCAAGAGGTGAATCTAGTGGTTGAAACCCTTCAAAATATAAATGGGAGTGCAGCCTCTTCATCATCAGCAAACTTATCCTCTGGTTCAGGAAATGCTATAAATGATCCTTCAGCAAAAATTGCATCCTCTAGTGTGTCTATTCATGCAAAGGTCAACATGGACCAAGTAAGGGTAGAGGACTCTCCAACTGATCTAGAGCCTGGTAGAAAATCTTGGAGACATGCAAAAAATACTGTAGAGGCTGCTACAACTGATTTGAATGTTGAACTTTTGAAGAAGCAAGAGAACAGGCACCAAGGAAATGGACAAGGCAATCAGATGTTAGAAGTAAAGAAAATTTCTTTAGAGGACAAACTAGTTAGTAAATTACCACAAGATTCTGCAAAAAAGGATGTCAAATTAAGGGGTAACAGTATTGCCAACAGCAGGTCCTCACTTGGAGTACAGAGTGGTACTATTCTTAGTGATAAACTAAAGCAAATTAAGTCTGTTCAGTTACGTTATAATTCAACTGAGAGCTATGGGCTGCTCAACAATAGTCAGTACAGAGGGaaggaaaaggaaataaataatgcaaaagataaatataatgaTGGTGAGAGTAATGCACAAAGTATAATGGGAGAAACAGCAAATAGATTTTCCAACAACAAAGTCAAACTGGAATCTAAAATCAAAATGCTTGAGGAAGAATTGAGGGAAGTTGCTGCTCTAGAGATTGGTCTGTATTCAGTCATTGCTGAGCATGGGAGTTCTATAAATAAGGTTCACGCTCCAGCACGACGCCTTTCTAGATTGTATCTTCATGCTTGCAAAGCAAGGTCCCAAAGTAAGAGGGCAAGTGCGGCTAGAGCTGCCTTTTCAGGATTAGTTTTGGTTTCAAAAGCCTGTGGGAATGATGTTCCAAG GTTGACTTTTTGGTTTTCAAATTCAGTTGTGCTTAGAGCAATTGTCAGTAAGGCAACtgaaaagtttcaaatttctGATGGACTGGGCACTAAGAATGACAGTGGTCGAATCACTCCtaacaaagaagaaaaggatTGTTCAGTTGAAGGATCTGATGACTGGGAGGACCCTCAAATATTTGTAGTTGCATTGGAGAAGTTTGAAGCTTGGATCTTTTCCCGAATCATTGAGTCAATTTGGTGGCAG ACTTTCACTCCACATATGCAATCTGCTGCTGCAAAGGGCTCAGGGTCAAGGAAAACCTCGGGGAAGAGGTATGGATTGGGAGATCAAGAGCAGGGAAATTTTTCTGTTGAGCTCTGGAAGAAGGCTTTCAAGGATGCCTGTGAACGGCTTTGTCCTATTCGAGCAGGAGGGCATGACTGTGGTTGCTTGCCAGTTCTGGCTAAATTG GTAATGGAGCAGTTGGTAGGTAGATTGGATGTGGCGATGTTTAATGCTATTCTTCGTGAATCAGCTGAAGAGATGCCAACAGATCCTGTGTCTGATCCCATCAGTGATCCAAAAGTTCTCCCTATTCCATTTGGTAAATCAAGCTTTGGAGCGGGCGCACAACTGAAAAATTCT ATAGGGAGCTGGTCCAGATGGCTTACAGATTTGTTTGGTATTGATGATAATGACCCTCCTGAACATATGAATGAAATTTCTAATGACGAGAGCATGGAGAGTGTTACATCTTCCAAGGCTTTCCGTCTCCTAAATGCATTAAGCGATCTCATGATGCTTCCATTTGAAATGCTGGCAGACAGCTCCACAAGGAAAGAG GTATGCCCTACATTTGGTGTGGAAATAATCAGAAGGGTTCTTGACAATTTTGTACCAGATGATTTTAACCCAGCACCAATTCCACAGGCAGTTTTTGATGCCCTGGATTCTGAG gaCCAATGTGAGGGCGAGAAAGATTTAGTAACAATCATCCCATGCTCAGCTGCTCCTACAATCTATTCAGCACCCTCTGCAGTTTCACTTATCAGCATTATAGGAGAAGTTGAAGGTAAAGATCTGCAGAGGAGTGGATCAATGGTGCTAAAGAAATCTTACACTAGCGATGACGAGCTTGATGAATTGGATTCACCGGTAACTTCCATCATTATTGACAACTCTCGCACTTATTCAAATTTAGCAGCTCCCAACTGGATGCCTAAGGGAAATGGGGGTCGAAAAGTTGTCAGATATCAACTCCTCCAACAGGTGTGGAGGGATAGCAAATAA
- the LOC123217234 gene encoding OVARIAN TUMOR DOMAIN-containing deubiquitinating enzyme 4-like isoform X3: protein MDYGQGIPGDGRCLFRSVIQGFWLRAGKQLPSDSFEKDLADELRNKVADEFVKRRADTEWFVEGDFDTYVVQMRQPHIWGGEPELLMASHVLKMPITVYMRDKTFGALKIIAEYGQEYGKENPIRVLYHGYGHYDVLRNPGGGTPSKQSKKRW from the exons ATGGACTATGGCCAAG GTATACCTGGAGATGGAAGGTGCTTGTTCCGGTCAGTAATTCAGGGCTTCTGGTTGAGAGCAGGGAAGCAATTACCGAGCGACAGCTTTGAAAAGGATCTTGCAGATGAGCTCAGAAATAAA GTAGCAGACGAATTTGTTAAGAGAAGGGCAGACACTGAATG GTTTGTTGAAGGTGACTTTGACACATATGTTGTACAGATGCGGCAGCCACACATTTGGGGAGGCGAGCCTGAGCTACTAATGGCTTCTCATGTGCTCAA GATGCCAATAACAGTTTACATGAGAGACAAAACTTTTGGTGCACTGAAAATTATAGCTGAATATGGCCAAGAATATGGCAAAGAGAACCCAATTCGTGTCCTGTATCATGGCTATGGACACTATGATGTGCTGCGCAATCCAGGCGGTGGCACTCCATCCAAGCA GAGCAAGAAAAGATGGTGA
- the LOC123217234 gene encoding OVARIAN TUMOR DOMAIN-containing deubiquitinating enzyme 4-like isoform X1, translating into MGKPNSGSMIGNNQFQFQRIRIPGDGRCLFRSVIQGFWLRAGKQLPSDSFEKDLADELRNKVADEFVKRRADTEWFVEGDFDTYVVQMRQPHIWGGEPELLMASHVLKMPITVYMRDKTFGALKIIAEYGQEYGKENPIRVLYHGYGHYDVLRNPGGGTPSKQSKKRW; encoded by the exons ATGGGAAAGCCAAATTCAGGATCAATGATTGGTAACAACCAGTTTCAGTTTCAAAGAATTC GTATACCTGGAGATGGAAGGTGCTTGTTCCGGTCAGTAATTCAGGGCTTCTGGTTGAGAGCAGGGAAGCAATTACCGAGCGACAGCTTTGAAAAGGATCTTGCAGATGAGCTCAGAAATAAA GTAGCAGACGAATTTGTTAAGAGAAGGGCAGACACTGAATG GTTTGTTGAAGGTGACTTTGACACATATGTTGTACAGATGCGGCAGCCACACATTTGGGGAGGCGAGCCTGAGCTACTAATGGCTTCTCATGTGCTCAA GATGCCAATAACAGTTTACATGAGAGACAAAACTTTTGGTGCACTGAAAATTATAGCTGAATATGGCCAAGAATATGGCAAAGAGAACCCAATTCGTGTCCTGTATCATGGCTATGGACACTATGATGTGCTGCGCAATCCAGGCGGTGGCACTCCATCCAAGCA GAGCAAGAAAAGATGGTGA
- the LOC123217234 gene encoding OVARIAN TUMOR DOMAIN-containing deubiquitinating enzyme 4-like isoform X2, with the protein MGKPNSGSMIGIPGDGRCLFRSVIQGFWLRAGKQLPSDSFEKDLADELRNKVADEFVKRRADTEWFVEGDFDTYVVQMRQPHIWGGEPELLMASHVLKMPITVYMRDKTFGALKIIAEYGQEYGKENPIRVLYHGYGHYDVLRNPGGGTPSKQSKKRW; encoded by the exons ATGGGAAAGCCAAATTCAGGATCAATGATTG GTATACCTGGAGATGGAAGGTGCTTGTTCCGGTCAGTAATTCAGGGCTTCTGGTTGAGAGCAGGGAAGCAATTACCGAGCGACAGCTTTGAAAAGGATCTTGCAGATGAGCTCAGAAATAAA GTAGCAGACGAATTTGTTAAGAGAAGGGCAGACACTGAATG GTTTGTTGAAGGTGACTTTGACACATATGTTGTACAGATGCGGCAGCCACACATTTGGGGAGGCGAGCCTGAGCTACTAATGGCTTCTCATGTGCTCAA GATGCCAATAACAGTTTACATGAGAGACAAAACTTTTGGTGCACTGAAAATTATAGCTGAATATGGCCAAGAATATGGCAAAGAGAACCCAATTCGTGTCCTGTATCATGGCTATGGACACTATGATGTGCTGCGCAATCCAGGCGGTGGCACTCCATCCAAGCA GAGCAAGAAAAGATGGTGA
- the LOC123217230 gene encoding U-box domain-containing protein 6-like, translating into MDIAEVEETQFAASDAKLHGGMCKKLSAIYYKILSIFPSLEASRPRSTSGIQALCSLHIALEKAKNILQHCSECSKLYLAITGDSVLLKFERARAALVQSLRRVEDIVPQSIRCQILEVVNELEGIVFSLDASEKQVGDDIITLLQQGGKFINSNDKNELELFHQAASRLGITSSRASLTERRALKKLIERARVEEDKRKESIVAYLLHLMRKYSKLFRSEIMDDNDSQGSTPCSPTVQSSSEEGGHAFDRQLSKLSAFNLKSNNRKSGQMPQAPEELRCPISLQLMYDPVIIASGQTYERICIEMWFNDGHSTCPKTQQKLPHLCLTPNYCVKGMIANWCEQNGISVPDRPPESLDLNYWRLALSESDSTNSRSIGSVSSCKLKEVKAVPVEDSGTIEDLEYCELENEYAREKESELNILERYQNFLNVLNGEEDLRKKCSVVEQIRLFLKDDDEARNFVGANGFVEALLRFLEFAVHQRDSYAQEIGAMALFNLAVNNNRNKEVLLAAGILQLLEKMISNPNSHGSATAVYLNLSCFEDAKSLIGSSQAVQFLVHLCKGKTEVQCKLDALHALFNLSTVPSNIPNLLSAGIISGLQSLVIAGDRMWTEKSLAVLLNLASSQAGKNEMLSTPGLIAGLATVLDTGEPIEQEQAVACLLILCKGSEKCSQMVLQEGVIPALVSISVNGTTRGQDKAQKLLMLFREQRQRDHPLVEIRQEGDNSGKTTPTLATAPDPSSESKRQCNSVSRRKMGRAFSFFWKSKSYSLSQC; encoded by the exons ATGGATATAGCTGAGGTTGAAGAAACTCAGTTTGCAGCTAGTGACGCCAAG TTACATGGGGGCATGTGCAAGAAATTGTCCGCAATTTACTACAAAATCTTGTCAATTTTTCCTTCTCTGGAAGCTTCACGGCCTAGGAGCACATCTGGTATTCAGGCCTTATGTTCATTGCACATAGCACTTGAGAAGGCCAAGAATATTCTTCAGCACTGCTCAGAATGTAGTAAACTTTACTTG GCTATAACTGGGGATTCTGttcttctaaaatttgaaagagcACGTGCTGCTCTTGTTCAGAGTCTTAGGCGTGTTGAAGATATTGTTCCACAATCTATTCGGTGTCAG ATTTTGGAGGTTGTGAATGAACTTGAGGGCATTGTTTTTTCTCTAGATGCTTCAGAAAAGCAAGTCGGGGATGATATAATTACATTACTCCAGCAGGGTGGAAAATTTATCAACTCTAACGACAAAAATGAACTGGAATTGTTTCACCAAGCTGCTTCTAGACTTGGTATTACATCTTCCAGAGCATCTCTTACAGAAAGAAGAGCTCTCAAGAAACTTATTGAAAGAGCTCGTGTGGAGGAAGACAAGCGGAAAGAATCAATTGTGGCTTATCTTTTGCATCTTATGAGGAAATACTCCAAGTTATTTAGAAGTGAGATAATGGATGACAATGATTCGCAGGGTTCAACACCTTGTTCGCCAACTGTGCAGAGTTCTTCTGAGGAAGGTGGGCATGCCTTTGACCGTCAACTGTCAAAACTGAGTGCTTTCAACTTAAAGTCAAACAATAGAAAATCGGGGCAGATGCCTCAAGCACCTGAAGAATTGAGGTGTCCAATATCTTTGCAGCTTATGTATGATCCAGTAATAATTGCTTCTGGACAAACGTATGAAAGGATATGCATTGAAATGTGGTTCAATGATGGGCACAGCACCTGTCCAAAGACTCAACAGAAGCTGCCTCATCTTTGTTTGACCCCTAATTACTGTGTTAAGGGTATGATTGCCAACTGGTGTGAACAGAATGGAATTTCTGTTCCTGACAGGCCCCCTGAATCTCTTGATCTGAATTATTGGAGACTGGCTCTGTCTGAGTCTGACTCCACTAATTCGAGATCAATTGGCAGTGTCAGTTCTTGTAAGTTGAAGGAGGTGAAGGCTGTTCCTGTGGAGGACAGTGGAACTATCGAGGATTTGGAATACTGTGAACTTGAAAATGAATATGCGCGGGAGAAAGAGTCTGAACTTAATATACTTGAAAGATATCAGAATTTCCTGAATGTCTTAAATGGAGAAGAAGACTTAAGAAAGAAATGCAGTGTTGTAGAACAAATACGGCTCTTCCTGAAGGATGATGATGAGGCCAGAAATTTCGTTGGCGCAAATGGTTTTGTTGAAGCATTGTTGAGGTTTCTAGAGTTTGCTGTGCATCAGAGGGATTCTTATGCTCAAGAAATTGGAGCAATGGCTCTTTTTAACCTTGCTGTCAACAATAACAG AAATAAGGAAGTGTTGTTAGCAGCAGGAATACTTCAATTGCTGGAGAAAATGATCTCCAACCCCAACTCTCATGGTTCCGCAACGGCTGTCTATCTGAATCTCTCCTGCTTTGAAGATGCCAAGTCCCTTATTGGCTCTAGTCAGGCTGTCCAATTTTTAGTTCATCTCTGTAAAGGTAAAACTGAAGTACAATGCAAGCTTGATGCCCTTCATGCCCTATTCAACCTTTCCACTGTCCCTTCCAACATTCCGAACCTTCTTTCTGCTGGTATTATTAGTGGCCTCCAATCTCTAGTAATCGCTGGGGACCGCATGTGGACAGAAAAATCCTTAGCTGTTTTGCTAAATTTGGCTTCAAGTCAAGCAGGGAAAAATGAAATGCTTTCAACCCCTGGCCTAATTGCCGGGCTTGCAACAGTGTTAGACACTGGTGAACCCATTGAACAGGAGCAAGCTGTTGCATGCCTTTTAATATTGTGTAAAGGGAGTGAGAAATGCAGTCAAATGGTCTTACAAGAGGGCGTCATACCTGCACTGGTTTCAATATCGGTGAATGGGACGACAAGAGGGCAAGATAAGGCACAGAAACTTTTGATGCTGTTCCGTGAGCAACGGCAACGAGATCATCCTCTTGTTGAAATCAGACAAGAGGGTGATAATAGTGGAAAAACCACACCAACACTTGCTACTGCTCCCGATCCTTCTTCTGAATCAAAACGACAATGTAATTCGGTCTCAAGAAGAAAGATGGGGAGAGCTTTTAGCTTTTTCTGGAAGAGCAAGAGCTACTCGCTTTCTCAGTGTTAA